In Helianthus annuus cultivar XRQ/B chromosome 8, HanXRQr2.0-SUNRISE, whole genome shotgun sequence, a single genomic region encodes these proteins:
- the LOC110873143 gene encoding superoxide dismutase [Cu-Zn], whose product MVKAVAVLSSSEGVSGTIFFNQEAEGAPTTVTGDLSGLKPGPHGFHVHALGDTTNGCMSTGPHYNPHGKEHGAPDDEVRHAGDLGNVTVGEDGTAKFTIVDKQIPLIGAQSIVGRAVVVHADADDLGKGGHELSKSTGNAGGRVACGIIGLQG is encoded by the exons ATGGTGAAGGCGGTTGCGGTTCTTAGCAGCAGTGAGGGTGTTAGCGGCACCATCTTCTTCAATCAAGAGGCAGAAG GTGCTCCCACTACCGTTACCGGAGACCTTTCTGGCCTCAAACCTGGACCTCATGGTTTCCATGTTCATGCACTTGGTGACACAACCAATGGGTGCATGTCAACTG GTCCTCACTACAATCCTCATGGAAAGGAGCATGGTGCCCCCGATGATGAGGTTCGCCATGCCGGTGATCTTGGGAATGTCACCGTAGGCGAAGATG GTACTGCAAAATTCACCATTGTTGATAAGCAG ATTCCACTGATTGGAGCTCAATCCATCGTTGGGAGGGCAGTAGTTGTTCATGCTGATGCTGACGATCTTGGAAAGG GAGGCCATGAGCTCAGCAAAAGCACAGGAAATGCTGGTGGAAGAGTTGCATGCG GTATCATTGGATTGCAGGGTTGA